In Trichocoleus desertorum NBK24, the following are encoded in one genomic region:
- a CDS encoding PEP-CTERM sorting domain-containing protein has product MSIATRIQKLSIAAASASVLAISAHAAPAEAARLFGFESSYKGYPITGSFTIDDTTPGSNPVPGLDISYYAKAISQATVTGYGQSSKFQDVDFYVGNDLDLNPIFPVTVDAIAFSLGPIEDLFGGNFVGVLFPGFQFASSSLKESLDQLDGAIGLAIAPYLAEESGEIEPYEVYFFEQKDTESVPEPASLIGLLGIGALGVGSTWKRRQRSQQL; this is encoded by the coding sequence ATGTCTATAGCAACAAGAATTCAGAAGTTATCGATCGCGGCTGCCAGTGCTTCGGTATTGGCGATTAGCGCTCATGCTGCCCCCGCAGAAGCGGCTCGGCTCTTTGGTTTTGAAAGTAGTTACAAAGGTTACCCAATCACAGGTAGTTTCACAATCGATGACACCACACCTGGAAGCAATCCTGTTCCTGGTTTAGATATCAGCTACTATGCCAAGGCCATTTCTCAGGCTACAGTCACAGGCTATGGTCAGTCGTCGAAGTTTCAAGATGTTGATTTCTATGTTGGCAACGATCTAGATCTAAATCCAATATTTCCAGTTACTGTAGATGCGATCGCCTTCAGTCTTGGTCCAATCGAGGATTTGTTTGGTGGAAACTTTGTTGGGGTTTTATTTCCTGGTTTCCAGTTCGCCTCTAGCTCGTTGAAGGAAAGTTTAGATCAGCTAGATGGGGCAATTGGTTTGGCTATAGCTCCTTACTTGGCTGAGGAATCCGGTGAGATTGAACCGTACGAAGTTTACTTCTTTGAGCAAAAGGATACAGAATCGGTGCCTGAACCTGCTTCTCTCATTGGGCTTTTAGGTATCGGAGCATTGGGTGTAGGGTCTACCTGGAAGCGTAGGCAGCGATCGCAACAACTGTAA
- a CDS encoding tellurite resistance TerB C-terminal domain-containing protein → MLVNRIVIGSAAFGLSFGLSFLAERNLQRSLLTGLIAPGAYAGAVAIDDRQKRQAQLKGQAIAGQLQAYEQRQAEIQQALLSATAEKQRAETSLSFLQADFEKLQVRIAEQQQQDRDLGQAIASLEGRKQQLELGFQKLQERVQGLAAREAEIQQAIANTTEVRQSLAVEAGQHQQELSQLKTQIAEFTAQKLQLHSDVAALQTSKQLLAAETKDLQAQIQTLERSRQILNESLAELAAIDVEPLKTEIQTIIAAVDTQPLQAEIQGLVSAIDVEPLRAEIQELAAAINVPLLKSEIRSLIDAIDLQPLKSEIRSLVAAIDVQALRSKIEALISTIDAQSLKSEIQTIISAIDVEPLKSEIQKIDLQPLRSEIAELVTAIDLQPLKLEIQSLVTAIDTQPLKAESPTVDLQLLKSEIQLLVAEIDLQPLKSEIAGLVAGIDLQPLKLEIQSLFAAIATQRQELETALEILLTQVANRIPQSTEVFQEELSRGELVSIEQSPVEVLRPDPSESEWKTDEPGSRVNDLLTPEWHEFIKDLSDAEYQALQAILWQDADTLKQIADEQLVMPSMLVEAINEVAKQTIGDLILQSGSGSALPEVYEEYVESLERAIALLSRDSFPVTTIDVEVTDVPAAIAALPAKLGTWKCRVIFETGANALVITPNSQTLISGGSDNKLQVWALEGKWVQTLSQPKNSGSIYALAMHPSGKLLFSSGSSNTIKVWNLKTGELIRTLTGHTTAVNAIAVSPDAQLLASGSADRSIKVWDIRSGRLLQTLNGYGFITSVVFSPRLDKDILASGDQNGTIHLWNLDTKATFNSLPAHGSKVCSMAFSPDGKTILSGGADGTIKLWDLGPDVSSSLALHKGQVSAVAISPNGQFLISGGEDCTLKVWNLESRELLTTLSEHKGKICAIAFAPDSNTFVSSSADQTIRVWRYS, encoded by the coding sequence ATGTTAGTCAATCGAATTGTGATCGGTTCAGCCGCGTTCGGTCTTAGCTTTGGCTTGAGTTTTCTCGCTGAGCGCAACTTGCAGCGATCGCTCCTGACGGGGCTAATTGCGCCAGGTGCCTATGCGGGAGCAGTCGCCATTGACGATCGCCAGAAACGGCAAGCCCAACTAAAAGGGCAGGCGATCGCGGGACAGTTGCAAGCTTACGAGCAACGGCAAGCAGAAATCCAGCAAGCTCTCTTGAGCGCTACTGCCGAAAAGCAGCGAGCCGAAACCAGCTTGAGCTTTTTGCAAGCAGACTTTGAGAAGCTGCAAGTTCGCATTGCTGAACAACAACAGCAAGATCGGGACTTAGGTCAAGCGATCGCCAGCTTAGAAGGGCGCAAACAGCAACTGGAACTTGGGTTCCAGAAGTTGCAAGAGCGGGTACAGGGTTTAGCAGCACGGGAAGCAGAAATCCAGCAAGCGATCGCCAACACGACAGAGGTGCGGCAAAGTTTAGCGGTTGAGGCAGGTCAGCACCAGCAAGAACTGAGTCAACTCAAAACCCAAATTGCTGAATTTACCGCGCAAAAACTCCAACTCCACAGCGATGTTGCTGCCTTGCAAACCAGCAAGCAACTGTTAGCCGCAGAAACCAAGGATTTACAAGCACAAATCCAAACGCTGGAGCGATCGCGGCAAATCCTGAATGAGTCTCTAGCGGAACTGGCAGCGATCGACGTAGAGCCACTGAAGACGGAAATTCAAACCATCATTGCTGCTGTTGATACACAACCGTTGCAGGCAGAAATTCAAGGATTAGTTTCAGCGATCGATGTAGAGCCGCTAAGAGCTGAGATTCAGGAGCTAGCGGCAGCCATCAATGTGCCGTTGTTGAAATCGGAGATTCGATCACTAATAGATGCGATCGATCTGCAACCGCTGAAATCGGAGATTCGATCACTAGTTGCCGCGATCGATGTCCAAGCGTTGAGATCAAAGATTGAAGCATTAATTTCAACCATTGATGCACAGTCGTTGAAGTCAGAAATCCAAACCATCATTTCTGCGATCGATGTAGAGCCGCTGAAATCGGAAATTCAAAAGATTGATTTACAACCCTTGAGGTCGGAAATTGCAGAATTAGTGACGGCGATCGATCTGCAACCACTGAAGTTAGAAATTCAATCGCTAGTGACGGCGATCGATACACAGCCCTTAAAAGCGGAAAGCCCAACAGTCGATTTGCAACTGCTGAAGTCAGAGATTCAATTACTAGTTGCCGAGATCGATCTGCAACCGCTCAAATCAGAGATTGCGGGGCTAGTAGCTGGCATCGATCTACAACCCCTGAAGTTAGAAATTCAATCGTTATTTGCGGCGATCGCAACTCAAAGGCAAGAACTAGAGACAGCTCTGGAAATCTTACTAACCCAAGTCGCTAACCGAATCCCACAATCGACTGAAGTGTTCCAGGAGGAACTGTCTAGGGGTGAACTGGTCAGTATAGAGCAGTCTCCGGTTGAAGTTCTGCGACCCGACCCGTCGGAATCGGAATGGAAAACAGATGAACCTGGATCTAGAGTCAATGATTTGCTGACTCCGGAGTGGCATGAATTTATCAAAGATTTGTCCGATGCTGAATATCAAGCATTGCAAGCGATCCTCTGGCAAGATGCCGACACTCTGAAGCAGATTGCTGATGAGCAATTGGTGATGCCTAGCATGCTGGTCGAAGCGATCAATGAAGTGGCTAAGCAAACCATTGGCGATTTGATTTTGCAGTCAGGGTCAGGCTCGGCTCTACCAGAAGTTTACGAAGAATATGTTGAATCTCTGGAAAGAGCGATCGCTTTGCTATCGAGAGACAGCTTTCCTGTCACAACCATTGATGTTGAAGTAACAGATGTGCCAGCAGCGATCGCAGCCCTACCAGCCAAACTAGGCACCTGGAAATGTCGGGTGATCTTTGAGACTGGAGCCAATGCTTTAGTGATCACCCCGAATAGCCAAACCTTAATCAGTGGTGGGAGTGACAACAAACTACAAGTTTGGGCCTTGGAAGGCAAATGGGTACAAACCCTTTCCCAGCCCAAAAACTCTGGCTCGATTTATGCCCTTGCAATGCATCCCAGCGGCAAGCTGTTGTTTAGCAGTGGCAGCAGCAACACAATTAAAGTCTGGAATCTGAAGACAGGCGAATTAATCCGCACCCTCACCGGACATACCACTGCCGTAAATGCGATCGCCGTTAGCCCAGATGCTCAGTTACTCGCCAGTGGCAGCGCCGATCGCAGCATTAAAGTGTGGGACATCAGAAGCGGACGCTTACTCCAAACCCTCAATGGTTATGGCTTCATTACCTCAGTGGTTTTCAGCCCTCGCCTTGACAAAGATATTCTTGCCAGTGGCGACCAAAACGGTACGATTCACCTTTGGAATTTAGATACCAAAGCTACTTTCAACTCCTTGCCCGCTCATGGCAGCAAAGTTTGCTCAATGGCATTTAGCCCCGATGGTAAAACGATTCTCAGTGGAGGTGCAGACGGCACCATCAAGCTTTGGGATTTAGGCCCAGATGTTAGCTCCAGTCTGGCATTGCATAAAGGCCAAGTATCAGCAGTTGCCATTAGCCCCAACGGTCAGTTTTTAATCAGTGGTGGTGAAGATTGCACCTTGAAAGTTTGGAATTTAGAGTCGAGAGAATTGCTAACGACGTTGAGCGAACATAAGGGTAAGATTTGTGCGATCGCCTTTGCGCCAGATAGCAATACATTTGTTAGCAGTAGCGCCGATCAAACCATTAGAGTTTGGCGATACAGTTAA
- a CDS encoding ATP-binding protein encodes MAKQKLSKRVSTALINALGAGVVPRIGLEQIAVGREVEAKALVQDLENTAEGGAAFRFVVGRYGSGKSFILQLIRNQAMEQGFVVADADLSPERRLAGASGQSIATYRELMQNIATKTNPDGGAIALILERWISGVLTQVAQESGKRPKDEGFDDLVEVKIREVVQTLEGLVHGFDFASVIIAYWRGYRTDDDSLKDAALRWLRGEFSTKSDAKAALGVKVIIDDETWYDYIKLFAKFVSGIGYKGLLVLLDEAVHLYKITHAGSRQNNYDKLLAMFNDTVQGRVGHLNIIIGGTPQFLEDSRRGLYSDPAWQRRTAQSRFAQPGLQDTSGPVIRLEPLTQPEILQLLQRLAEVHSAHYAYQASLNNRDLQAFLKEITNRLGAEALLTPGEIVRDFISALNLLHQNPKLSLTQLLGGTNFQPTRSGKDAKVDETGEFAEFTL; translated from the coding sequence ATGGCAAAGCAGAAACTTTCCAAGCGGGTATCCACAGCCTTGATCAATGCCTTGGGTGCGGGAGTCGTTCCCAGAATTGGTCTGGAACAAATTGCTGTGGGTCGGGAAGTAGAAGCCAAAGCTCTAGTCCAAGACCTGGAAAACACGGCTGAAGGTGGCGCAGCGTTTCGGTTTGTGGTGGGTCGCTACGGATCTGGTAAGAGCTTCATCCTGCAACTGATTCGCAATCAAGCGATGGAGCAAGGCTTTGTCGTTGCCGATGCTGATTTGTCTCCAGAACGCCGCTTAGCAGGAGCCAGTGGACAAAGTATCGCCACTTATCGGGAGTTGATGCAAAACATCGCCACGAAGACCAATCCAGACGGCGGCGCGATCGCCCTGATTCTGGAACGTTGGATCAGCGGTGTCTTAACTCAAGTGGCGCAGGAAAGCGGCAAACGCCCCAAAGATGAAGGCTTTGATGACTTGGTAGAAGTCAAAATTCGCGAAGTGGTGCAAACCTTAGAAGGATTGGTTCATGGCTTCGACTTTGCCAGCGTGATCATTGCTTACTGGCGCGGCTACCGTACCGACGACGACAGCTTAAAAGATGCGGCTCTGCGTTGGCTGCGAGGAGAATTCTCTACCAAATCCGATGCGAAAGCAGCCTTAGGCGTAAAAGTCATCATTGATGACGAAACTTGGTACGACTACATCAAGTTGTTCGCCAAGTTTGTCTCAGGGATTGGCTACAAAGGCTTACTGGTGCTGCTGGATGAAGCGGTGCATCTCTACAAAATCACCCATGCAGGTTCCCGCCAGAACAATTACGACAAGTTGTTGGCCATGTTCAATGACACGGTGCAAGGTCGAGTTGGGCATCTCAACATCATCATTGGTGGCACCCCACAATTTCTCGAAGATTCGCGCCGAGGGCTCTACAGCGACCCCGCCTGGCAACGCCGCACTGCCCAAAGTCGCTTTGCTCAACCAGGTCTGCAAGATACCTCTGGCCCCGTAATTCGATTAGAACCTCTCACCCAACCAGAAATCCTCCAACTGCTACAACGCTTGGCAGAAGTCCATTCCGCTCACTACGCTTACCAAGCTTCGTTGAATAATCGCGACCTACAAGCCTTCCTTAAAGAAATCACCAATCGCCTCGGTGCTGAAGCTCTACTCACTCCCGGCGAAATTGTCCGCGACTTCATCAGCGCCCTCAACCTCCTCCACCAAAACCCCAAACTCTCCCTCACCCAACTACTCGGCGGCACCAATTTCCAACCCACTCGCTCAGGCAAAGACGCCAAAGTAGACGAAACCGGAGAATTTGCAGAATTTACACTTTAA
- a CDS encoding type II toxin-antitoxin system RelE/ParE family toxin translates to MYEVLLHPDAQKVYVNADKALAKKIARCLQQLEQTPRSHPNIKALKGDYAGYYGYRIGDYRVIYSVDDGLVQVLVVAIAHRSEAYEP, encoded by the coding sequence ATGTATGAAGTTCTTCTCCATCCTGACGCTCAAAAGGTGTATGTCAACGCTGATAAAGCTCTAGCGAAAAAGATCGCTCGATGCTTGCAGCAGCTAGAGCAAACTCCCCGGTCACACCCTAACATTAAAGCCCTTAAGGGAGATTATGCAGGTTACTATGGCTACCGCATCGGGGACTACAGAGTCATTTATTCGGTAGATGATGGACTCGTACAGGTACTGGTTGTAGCGATCGCCCATCGTAGTGAAGCATATGAGCCATGA
- a CDS encoding lecithin retinol acyltransferase family protein codes for MRWELYEKQIERLTTVKKGDHIYVDLGSCKQHGIYVGEDLVIYWTDQDSKSGQLCRVSLAEFTQGANSKVRKYACRCIDREKTIKRAETRFKEEKLKYQFINSKDFAIYCRTGLKMGDHIYADYGHCFHHGIYCGDDEVIHYVNGKRIDKTQLSKFAKNQRIHIKRHRKSFSQTRVVKRAKRRLGERNYNLIFNNCEHFANWCKTGKSRCKQGEQIILAGGKAAGYEARKFAKEAEKRRRSIVKKAAGVGRHIAKSTSKFPGIRIR; via the coding sequence GTTCCTGCAAGCAGCATGGAATATATGTTGGTGAAGATTTAGTTATTTACTGGACAGATCAGGATTCAAAAAGTGGTCAACTTTGTCGAGTGAGTCTCGCAGAGTTCACTCAAGGTGCAAATTCCAAAGTCAGGAAATATGCTTGCAGATGTATTGATCGAGAAAAAACAATTAAAAGAGCGGAAACAAGATTCAAAGAAGAAAAGCTTAAATATCAATTTATTAATAGCAAGGACTTCGCTATTTATTGTAGAACTGGTTTAAAGATGGGTGATCACATCTACGCTGACTATGGTCATTGCTTTCATCATGGAATTTATTGTGGCGATGATGAAGTTATCCACTACGTAAATGGTAAAAGAATTGACAAAACTCAATTATCTAAATTTGCTAAGAACCAAAGAATTCATATAAAACGCCATCGCAAATCATTTTCACAAACCAGAGTTGTAAAGAGAGCCAAACGACGTTTGGGTGAACGAAACTACAATCTTATTTTTAATAATTGTGAGCACTTTGCCAATTGGTGCAAAACAGGAAAGTCAAGATGCAAACAGGGTGAACAAATTATCTTGGCAGGAGGTAAAGCTGCTGGCTATGAAGCTAGAAAATTCGCGAAAGAGGCTGAGAAAAGACGAAGAAGTATAGTGAAGAAGGCTGCAGGAGTGGGAAGACATATAGCGAAAAGTACATCTAAATTTCCGGGGATACGTATCCGCTAG